From Micromonospora rifamycinica, a single genomic window includes:
- a CDS encoding SagB family peptide dehydrogenase codes for MTAVADATGRCTVSTALTGPAVQDLYRLRRDAELVLDEDGAATLRQGRFRLRLEQPGMSRRALLLRLGAGWVSDVEVGRLVSSLEGETRVLPAQLLLRRLLSHSWVERRAQVADRPLLELLPTGLGRGSLPETRRHVPGARYRLSRFVALQHERDMLVATSPLSTLAVGCVDAALGAVLAAAVQGVGPETVARSLAVPPEVAGRVLDELVTARILVTAAEYAAEVEDAPLAYWSPEELRLHHRSRVGRHTMPVGGTYRLRDRFPPQPLPRPYEGGRTIELPLPDLATIAKADPSFSQVVAARHSVRRHDDTAPPTLDRLAEFLHRVQHGTLAGESGGQQVGHRPYPGGGGIYELELYPLVRRCADLDPGLYHYDSTGHRLEAVAGWAPAADRLLGYARAAGAMAGPPQVVLVVTARVQRLMWKYEGMSYAMILKDAGVLTHQMYLVATAMGLAPCALGAGDSHAFAELSGLDPLVEPSVADFLLGTVAPEAAGP; via the coding sequence ATGACCGCAGTGGCGGACGCCACCGGCCGGTGCACGGTGAGCACGGCACTGACCGGCCCGGCCGTGCAGGACCTGTACCGGCTGCGCCGGGACGCGGAGCTGGTGCTCGACGAGGACGGCGCGGCCACCCTGCGCCAGGGGCGGTTCCGGCTGCGGCTGGAGCAGCCGGGGATGAGCCGGCGGGCGCTGCTGCTGCGGCTGGGCGCCGGGTGGGTCAGCGACGTCGAGGTGGGCAGGCTGGTCAGCAGCCTGGAGGGGGAGACCCGGGTGCTTCCCGCGCAGCTGCTGCTGCGCCGGCTGCTGAGCCACTCGTGGGTGGAGCGGCGGGCACAGGTGGCCGACCGGCCGTTGCTGGAGCTGCTGCCGACCGGGTTGGGCCGGGGCAGCCTGCCGGAGACCCGGCGGCACGTCCCCGGGGCCCGCTACCGGCTGTCCCGGTTCGTCGCCCTGCAACACGAGCGCGACATGCTCGTCGCCACGTCGCCGCTGAGCACCCTCGCCGTCGGCTGCGTCGACGCGGCGCTCGGCGCGGTGCTGGCCGCGGCGGTGCAGGGCGTCGGCCCGGAGACAGTGGCCCGGTCCCTGGCGGTGCCTCCGGAGGTCGCCGGCCGGGTCCTCGACGAGCTGGTCACCGCGCGGATCCTGGTCACCGCCGCCGAGTACGCCGCCGAGGTCGAGGACGCGCCGCTGGCCTACTGGTCGCCGGAGGAGCTGCGGCTGCACCACCGTTCCCGGGTGGGCCGGCACACGATGCCGGTCGGCGGCACCTACCGGCTGCGGGACCGGTTCCCCCCGCAGCCGCTGCCGCGTCCGTACGAAGGTGGACGAACCATCGAGCTGCCGCTGCCGGACCTGGCCACCATCGCCAAGGCGGACCCGTCGTTCAGTCAGGTCGTCGCGGCCCGGCACAGCGTGCGCCGGCACGACGACACGGCCCCGCCCACCCTCGACCGGCTGGCCGAGTTCCTGCACCGGGTCCAGCACGGGACGCTGGCCGGGGAGTCCGGCGGGCAGCAGGTGGGGCACCGTCCCTATCCGGGCGGCGGCGGGATCTACGAGCTGGAGCTGTATCCGCTGGTGCGCCGGTGCGCCGACCTCGATCCGGGGCTGTACCACTACGACTCCACCGGCCACCGGCTGGAGGCGGTCGCCGGGTGGGCGCCGGCCGCCGACCGGCTGCTGGGCTACGCCCGCGCGGCCGGCGCGATGGCCGGACCGCCGCAGGTCGTGCTGGTGGTCACCGCGCGGGTGCAGCGGCTGATGTGGAAGTACGAAGGGATGAGCTACGCCATGATCCTCAAGGACGCCGGGGTGCTGACCCACCAGATGTACCTCGTCGCCACCGCCATGGGGCTCGCCCCGTGCGCCCTCGGTGCCGGCGACTCGCACGCCTTCGCCGAGCTGTCCGGCCTCGACCCGCTGGTCGAACCGAGCGTGGCCGACTTCCTGCTCGGTACGGTCGCCCCCGAGGCGGCCGGGCCGTGA
- a CDS encoding TOMM precursor leader peptide-binding protein, whose product MWHPRFRSDHVPVRLPEGHLVVLGETRSLLVDDPVAADLADLLDGTAPLADVLARLADRHPVATVAAALARLRGHGLLVSGAAGVPVAEAAGWDARGVDPAAGRHWTRYGTVTLVDLGAPTAFEIAEALRAVGLTVTVTRPDAPEADPATGREPVLVVPSSMLDPALAVLNDRHLAAGRPWTLLRAHGNVVFLGPHLVPGETGCWACLRQRWEANDQVAAFLTGQVPAGEVPSAARAVVPGVAMAVAGLLAADLAVLATRGRSPRLTGRMIALDTRDLTTESHQLVRQPQCPACGDPDLVGKADPRITLPPAGALPGRVDGSRTRDPAETYRALTHHVSRYLGVVSRLTSLEAVDNGIAHTYSAGHNFAQPRQLAGLRRNLRGQSGGKGRTDTQARVSAIGEAVERWCGVWRGDRPVHRASYRQLGPDRAVHLRDLLLYSEHQYAEADRLNRDLGHLHRVPRPLPDDLELDWTTGWSLTRDAPRELPAAHCWYGHPELTTLKVCSTDSNGCAAGSNLPEAILQGFCELVERDSVALWWYHRSRLPGVDLASFADPWTTACVDHHATALGRELWALDLTADLGIPAFAAVSRRVGGPSEDVLVGFGAHLDARVALSRALTEVNQFLPAVPGPAGGRLRYGVDDPDSARWFGTVRIADQPWLTPDPTRPARTLADHPTLTTGDVAEDVRRCVRIAARAGLEVIVVDQSRPDVELAVVKVVVPGLRHFWRRLGPGRLWQVPAALGRTPSADDEESANPLNVFF is encoded by the coding sequence ATGTGGCATCCGCGTTTCCGCTCCGACCACGTGCCGGTGCGGTTGCCCGAGGGGCACCTCGTCGTCCTGGGCGAGACCCGCAGCCTGCTCGTCGACGACCCGGTCGCGGCGGACCTGGCCGACCTCCTCGACGGCACCGCGCCACTGGCCGACGTGCTGGCCCGGCTGGCCGACCGGCACCCGGTCGCCACGGTCGCCGCCGCCCTGGCCCGGCTGCGCGGCCACGGCCTGCTCGTCTCCGGTGCGGCGGGTGTCCCCGTCGCCGAGGCCGCCGGCTGGGACGCCCGGGGCGTCGACCCGGCCGCCGGGCGGCACTGGACCCGGTACGGCACGGTCACCCTCGTCGACCTCGGCGCCCCCACCGCGTTCGAGATCGCCGAGGCGCTGCGGGCGGTGGGCCTCACCGTCACGGTCACCCGGCCGGACGCCCCCGAGGCGGACCCGGCAACCGGACGGGAACCCGTGCTGGTCGTCCCGTCGTCGATGCTCGACCCCGCGCTGGCCGTCCTCAACGACCGCCACCTGGCCGCCGGGCGGCCCTGGACCCTGCTGCGGGCGCACGGCAACGTGGTGTTCCTCGGCCCGCACCTGGTCCCCGGCGAGACCGGCTGCTGGGCCTGCCTGCGTCAGCGCTGGGAGGCCAACGACCAGGTGGCGGCGTTCCTGACCGGGCAGGTTCCGGCGGGTGAGGTGCCGTCGGCCGCCCGCGCGGTCGTTCCCGGCGTGGCCATGGCGGTGGCCGGACTGCTCGCCGCCGATCTCGCGGTGCTGGCCACCCGGGGCCGCTCACCCCGGCTGACCGGCCGCATGATCGCCCTGGACACCCGGGACCTGACGACCGAGAGCCACCAGCTGGTCCGCCAACCCCAGTGCCCCGCCTGCGGCGACCCGGACCTGGTCGGCAAGGCGGACCCCCGGATCACGCTGCCCCCGGCCGGCGCCCTGCCCGGCCGGGTGGACGGCTCCCGCACCCGCGACCCCGCCGAGACGTACCGGGCGCTGACCCACCACGTCAGCCGGTACCTCGGGGTGGTCAGCCGGCTGACCAGCCTGGAAGCCGTCGACAACGGGATCGCCCACACCTACTCGGCGGGCCACAACTTCGCCCAGCCCCGGCAGCTCGCCGGGCTGCGCCGCAACCTGCGCGGGCAGAGCGGTGGCAAGGGCCGCACCGACACCCAGGCGCGGGTCAGCGCGATCGGGGAGGCGGTGGAGCGCTGGTGCGGGGTGTGGCGCGGCGACCGGCCGGTGCACCGGGCCAGCTACCGGCAGCTCGGCCCGGACCGCGCGGTCCACCTGCGTGACCTGCTGCTCTACTCCGAGCACCAGTACGCCGAGGCCGACCGGCTCAACCGGGACCTCGGCCACCTGCACCGGGTGCCCCGGCCGCTGCCCGACGACCTGGAGCTGGACTGGACCACCGGCTGGTCGCTCACCCGCGACGCTCCCCGGGAACTACCCGCCGCGCACTGCTGGTACGGCCACCCGGAGCTGACCACGCTGAAGGTCTGCTCGACCGACTCCAACGGCTGCGCCGCCGGGTCGAACCTGCCGGAGGCGATCCTCCAGGGCTTCTGTGAACTCGTCGAACGCGACAGCGTGGCCCTGTGGTGGTACCACCGTTCCCGGCTGCCCGGGGTGGACCTGGCCTCGTTCGCCGACCCGTGGACGACCGCCTGCGTCGACCACCACGCCACCGCCCTCGGCCGCGAGCTGTGGGCCCTGGACCTCACCGCCGACCTGGGGATACCCGCGTTCGCCGCGGTGTCCCGGCGGGTCGGCGGACCGTCGGAGGACGTGCTGGTCGGCTTCGGCGCGCACCTCGACGCGCGGGTCGCGTTGAGCCGGGCGTTGACCGAGGTCAACCAGTTCCTGCCGGCGGTGCCCGGCCCGGCCGGCGGGCGGCTGCGCTACGGCGTCGACGATCCGGACAGCGCCCGCTGGTTCGGCACCGTCCGGATCGCGGACCAGCCCTGGCTGACCCCGGATCCGACCCGGCCGGCCCGCACCCTGGCCGACCATCCGACCCTGACCACCGGGGACGTCGCCGAGGACGTCCGCCGCTGCGTCCGGATCGCCGCGCGGGCCGGTCTGGAGGTGATCGTCGTCGACCAGTCCCGGCCCGACGTGGAGCTGGCGGTGGTGAAGGTCGTGGTGCCGGGGTTGCGGCACTTCTGGCGGCGGCTCGGCCCCGGCCGGCTGTGGCAGGTCCCGGCGGCGTTGGGCCGTACCCCGTCGGCCGACGACGAGGAGTCGGCCAACCCGTTGAACGTGTTCTTCTGA
- a CDS encoding helix-turn-helix transcriptional regulator: MAAGLENALSGPPFVGRRPEIARIQAAHAESTHTGRQVACEVVGDPGIGKTRLVHAALDRCAPTMPRAVGTCVEAERDIPFHVFRHAFGALHPVGSGARREAVGGIDAAGALAPREAGPLDARLFRTYQLARRLLTLAARDGLALVLDDLHWADPSSTGLVTHLLRYPVPVPLLLVLVYRPRQTATVMPFGPPEPGVPAGRFRDRIELGPLSLAETIELFPESDPAELGERHDRAGGNPGYLAALAGTPPVDADRAAAPPVDADRAAASPPGPSRLTDRAVATLRAEWAGLPSVDAVCLRAAAVLDTTCAVDLLAEVAQLPAPVVTEAAWRLVRRDLLRAAPAAAGFAFRHPVLRTAVAQDTDVAWRVAAQHRALAALVARGAPPAARVAQVEALLTLPHDRPVGPYVDVLCRAAQEIRRDAPDLAVRWLRTALRALRPPAGSPTSRHDVTLLLARITGEAGNLAESRALLREVVPELPADPGGRRARAVAQWVRVERLLGNYAEAAAISRRELIGTPTRSAGTYQLATELGAVGILSGHPAPMSGDAPDGDASGVDRAALLAVRGLAAAHDGAVDLARDLLATSTPIVDALPDRDLRDHPDCLLALGLAELFLERPTDATRHLDRGITLVRDAHRDDGLCQLLLGRSQVAYHRGQLGTVIGLTTEAGIVARRIGSRSLLSFALAFEAQATAWRGGPRDDERAVALARGAVELATDLDSWSGRTAATALATATLLAGDPDTCVEMLTDAGGDGRLTRLQASLRPMWQELLCAAALAGGDLPEAERRAREAMAAADLIGLSGQRAFAESAYGEVLLARGEVTAAMPYLRTAADRFRMAGMTLRHSLALVAVARAAEAVDQGGPAARARQQALDLAARCGTERVGLRLTRPVRALAETALTDREWHIARLASTGVTNRLIGRRLHISPRTVEAHLTRIYRKAGVESRSGLVAWVSRFDDTDR, from the coding sequence ATGGCAGCTGGACTGGAAAATGCGCTGTCCGGCCCACCATTCGTCGGGCGGCGCCCGGAGATCGCGCGTATCCAGGCCGCGCACGCCGAGAGTACGCACACCGGGAGGCAGGTGGCGTGCGAAGTGGTCGGCGACCCGGGAATCGGCAAGACCCGCCTCGTCCACGCCGCGCTGGACCGCTGCGCCCCCACCATGCCCCGGGCCGTCGGCACCTGTGTGGAGGCCGAGCGGGACATCCCGTTCCACGTCTTCCGGCACGCCTTCGGCGCCCTGCACCCCGTCGGCTCCGGGGCCCGACGAGAGGCCGTCGGCGGGATCGACGCCGCCGGGGCGCTGGCGCCCCGCGAGGCCGGTCCGCTCGACGCGCGCCTGTTCCGCACCTACCAACTGGCCCGACGGCTGCTCACCCTGGCCGCCCGGGACGGGCTGGCTCTCGTCCTGGACGACCTGCACTGGGCCGATCCCTCCTCGACCGGGCTCGTGACCCACCTGCTGCGCTACCCGGTGCCGGTGCCGTTGCTGCTGGTCCTGGTCTACCGGCCCCGGCAGACGGCCACCGTCATGCCGTTCGGCCCACCCGAGCCCGGCGTGCCGGCAGGCCGGTTCCGGGACCGGATCGAGCTGGGGCCGCTCAGTCTCGCCGAGACCATCGAGCTGTTTCCGGAGTCCGACCCGGCCGAGCTGGGGGAGCGCCACGACCGGGCCGGCGGCAATCCCGGCTACCTCGCGGCCCTCGCCGGCACCCCGCCGGTCGACGCCGACCGGGCTGCCGCTCCACCGGTCGACGCCGACCGGGCTGCCGCCTCGCCGCCCGGCCCGTCCCGGCTGACCGACCGGGCGGTCGCCACTCTGCGCGCCGAGTGGGCCGGTCTGCCGTCGGTCGACGCGGTCTGCCTGCGGGCCGCCGCCGTGCTCGACACCACCTGCGCGGTGGACCTGCTCGCCGAGGTGGCCCAGCTACCGGCGCCGGTGGTCACCGAGGCGGCCTGGCGGTTGGTCCGTCGTGACCTGCTGCGGGCCGCCCCGGCAGCGGCGGGGTTCGCCTTCCGGCACCCGGTGCTGCGCACCGCCGTCGCCCAGGACACCGACGTGGCCTGGCGGGTCGCGGCCCAGCACCGGGCGCTGGCCGCGCTGGTCGCCCGCGGTGCGCCCCCGGCCGCCCGGGTGGCACAGGTCGAGGCGCTGCTCACCCTGCCCCACGACCGGCCGGTCGGCCCGTACGTCGACGTGCTCTGCCGGGCCGCCCAGGAGATCCGCCGCGACGCCCCGGACCTGGCCGTGCGCTGGTTACGCACGGCGCTGCGCGCCCTGCGGCCGCCGGCCGGTTCGCCGACCAGCCGCCACGACGTCACCCTGCTGCTGGCCCGGATCACCGGGGAGGCCGGCAACCTCGCCGAGAGCCGGGCGCTGCTGCGGGAGGTCGTCCCCGAGCTGCCGGCCGACCCGGGCGGTCGCCGGGCCCGGGCGGTGGCCCAGTGGGTACGGGTCGAACGGCTGCTCGGCAACTACGCGGAGGCCGCCGCGATCAGCCGCCGTGAGCTGATCGGCACGCCGACCCGGTCCGCCGGGACGTACCAGCTCGCCACGGAACTCGGCGCGGTCGGCATCCTGTCCGGCCATCCCGCGCCGATGTCGGGCGACGCCCCGGACGGGGACGCCAGCGGCGTCGACCGGGCCGCCCTGCTCGCGGTACGCGGTCTCGCCGCCGCCCATGACGGCGCCGTCGACCTGGCCCGTGACCTGCTCGCCACCAGCACGCCGATCGTCGACGCGCTACCCGACCGGGACCTGCGCGACCACCCCGACTGCCTACTGGCGCTCGGGCTGGCCGAGCTGTTCCTGGAACGGCCCACCGACGCCACCCGGCACCTGGACCGGGGGATCACCCTGGTCCGCGACGCCCACCGCGACGACGGGCTCTGCCAGCTGCTGCTCGGCCGCAGCCAGGTGGCCTACCACCGGGGGCAGCTCGGCACGGTGATCGGCCTGACCACCGAGGCCGGGATCGTCGCCCGCCGGATCGGCAGCCGTTCCCTGCTCAGCTTCGCCCTGGCGTTCGAGGCGCAGGCCACCGCCTGGCGGGGCGGTCCCCGCGACGACGAGCGGGCGGTGGCCCTGGCCCGGGGCGCGGTGGAGCTGGCCACCGACCTGGACAGCTGGTCCGGGCGTACCGCGGCGACCGCGCTGGCCACCGCGACGCTGCTCGCCGGTGACCCGGACACCTGTGTGGAGATGCTCACCGACGCCGGGGGCGACGGTCGGCTGACCCGCCTCCAGGCCTCCCTGCGGCCGATGTGGCAGGAACTGCTCTGCGCCGCCGCACTGGCCGGTGGCGATCTGCCCGAGGCGGAGCGGCGGGCCCGGGAGGCGATGGCGGCCGCCGACCTGATCGGCCTGTCCGGGCAGCGCGCCTTCGCCGAGTCGGCGTACGGGGAGGTGCTGCTCGCCCGGGGCGAGGTGACGGCGGCCATGCCGTACCTGCGTACCGCGGCGGACCGGTTCCGGATGGCCGGGATGACCCTGCGGCACAGCCTCGCCCTGGTCGCGGTCGCCCGGGCGGCGGAGGCGGTGGACCAGGGCGGCCCCGCCGCGCGGGCCCGGCAACAGGCGTTGGACCTGGCCGCGCGCTGCGGCACCGAACGCGTCGGCCTGCGGCTGACCCGACCGGTCCGGGCGCTCGCCGAGACCGCGCTGACCGATAGGGAGTGGCACATCGCCCGGCTGGCGTCCACCGGCGTCACCAACCGGCTGATCGGCCGCCGGTTGCACATCAGCCCCCGCACGGTGGAGGCGCACCTGACCCGGATCTACCGCAAGGCGGGGGTGGAGTCCCGGTCCGGGCTGGTCGCCTGGGTGTCCCGCTTCGATGACACCGATCGGTGA
- a CDS encoding DUF305 domain-containing protein, whose amino-acid sequence MSVRCLAVALVVVSLSVAGCAAATRPVDPPHPAATGSGPPAAVSGLDLVFLHTMTAHQERTLAILRVAPERIRQPALRTLVAAVEATEADEVDRAREWIRAADPDSGGHRHEHPGPTGDADPVARLRGTPAAGYDAALVAVLAPQQRQAAELARAHLALAVSPVVRDLARRIDESRTAQVRLLAGLPVARPTP is encoded by the coding sequence GTGTCGGTGCGGTGCCTGGCCGTCGCGCTGGTCGTGGTGAGCCTGTCGGTCGCCGGGTGCGCTGCCGCCACCCGGCCGGTCGACCCACCACACCCGGCCGCGACCGGATCGGGGCCGCCGGCCGCGGTCAGCGGGCTCGACCTGGTGTTCCTGCACACCATGACGGCCCACCAGGAACGCACCCTGGCCATCCTGCGGGTCGCCCCGGAACGGATCCGTCAGCCGGCACTGCGGACCCTCGTCGCGGCGGTGGAGGCGACCGAGGCCGACGAGGTGGACCGCGCCCGCGAGTGGATCCGGGCCGCCGACCCGGACTCCGGCGGGCACCGGCACGAGCACCCCGGGCCGACCGGCGACGCCGACCCGGTGGCCCGGTTGCGGGGCACTCCGGCAGCCGGTTACGACGCCGCTCTGGTGGCGGTACTGGCTCCGCAGCAACGGCAGGCCGCGGAACTGGCCCGCGCCCATCTGGCGCTGGCCGTCTCCCCGGTCGTGCGCGACCTGGCCCGGCGCATCGACGAGTCGCGGACCGCGCAGGTGCGGCTGCTCGCCGGGCTGCCGGTCGCCCGGCCCACGCCCTGA
- a CDS encoding lytic polysaccharide monooxygenase, whose protein sequence is MRRTITVPLVATGAVVTSLGLALPAQAHGYVSAPPSRQALCAQGKVPDCGQIRYEPQSVEGVKGLRSCSAGITQFAVLDDDARGWPATSVGSTVTFTWVNTARHATRNWEYFIGGTRVGIVDGGGRQPEATVAHTVSLAGFSGRQKILAVWNISDTANAFYSCVDVQIGGGGPTPSPTATPTRTPTPTPTPTRTATPPPATPTGAPTAGGTWTAGRSYQVGDLVTYQGVGYRCRQAHTALPGWEPPYVPALWTQV, encoded by the coding sequence ATGCGTCGAACCATCACCGTCCCCCTGGTGGCGACGGGTGCCGTCGTCACCTCGCTGGGCCTCGCGCTGCCCGCCCAGGCCCACGGCTACGTCTCCGCCCCACCCAGCCGCCAGGCGCTCTGCGCCCAGGGGAAGGTGCCGGACTGCGGCCAGATCCGGTACGAGCCGCAGAGCGTCGAAGGGGTGAAGGGGCTGCGGAGTTGCAGCGCCGGGATCACCCAGTTCGCCGTCCTCGACGACGACGCCCGGGGCTGGCCGGCCACGTCGGTCGGCAGCACGGTCACCTTCACCTGGGTGAACACCGCCCGGCACGCCACCCGCAACTGGGAGTACTTCATCGGCGGCACCCGGGTCGGGATCGTCGACGGGGGTGGTCGGCAGCCCGAGGCCACCGTGGCGCACACCGTCAGCCTGGCCGGCTTCTCCGGTCGACAGAAGATCCTCGCCGTCTGGAACATCTCCGACACCGCCAACGCCTTCTACTCCTGCGTGGACGTGCAGATCGGCGGGGGCGGACCGACCCCGAGCCCCACCGCGACGCCGACCCGTACCCCCACCCCCACCCCGACGCCGACCCGCACCGCCACCCCGCCGCCGGCCACCCCGACCGGTGCGCCGACCGCCGGCGGCACCTGGACCGCCGGCCGCAGCTACCAGGTCGGTGACCTGGTCACCTACCAGGGGGTGGGCTACCGGTGCCGGCAGGCGCACACCGCCCTCCCCGGTTGGGAGCCCCCCTACGTGCCCGCCCTGTGGACCCAGGTCTGA